The proteins below come from a single Vibrio cyclitrophicus genomic window:
- a CDS encoding esterase/lipase family protein → MNHKNKHIVLIHGLYMPALIMQYLDRNFKKRGFTTHKFAYNSLRFPSAAKRLNRFINARFDEHDEVYFFGHSLGGLLIRHYFKFYQPNFADTCIITAGTPHNGATIAKTLSNHGLGFIFGSSKMILSDGLGDYDIDVPIGVITGTYDAGVGRIVLGKNPGDGTVTLEDANLRGATDTCALKLNHTALVYSKEVVTLSAQFIEHRAFKAA, encoded by the coding sequence ATGAATCATAAAAACAAACATATAGTTTTAATTCATGGTCTATATATGCCTGCGTTGATCATGCAATATCTGGATAGGAACTTCAAAAAACGTGGCTTTACAACGCACAAGTTCGCCTACAACTCTCTGCGTTTTCCTTCTGCTGCAAAGCGCCTTAATCGCTTTATAAATGCGCGGTTTGATGAGCATGATGAAGTCTACTTCTTTGGCCATTCACTCGGTGGCTTACTGATTCGCCACTACTTTAAATTCTACCAACCCAACTTTGCAGACACCTGCATTATTACCGCAGGTACACCTCACAATGGGGCAACCATCGCTAAAACACTGTCTAATCATGGCCTCGGGTTTATATTTGGTTCGAGCAAAATGATCTTAAGTGATGGCTTAGGTGACTATGATATCGACGTGCCGATAGGTGTGATCACTGGCACCTACGACGCTGGTGTAGGAAGAATTGTGTTAGGCAAGAATCCAGGCGATGGCACGGTCACACTCGAAGATGCGAACCTAAGAGGCGCTACAGACACCTGTGCTCTCAAGCTCAACCACACAGCGCTCGTATATTCGAAAGAAGTGGTCACTCTCTCTGCCCAGTTCATAGAGCACCGAGCTTTCAAAGCTGCCTGA
- a CDS encoding Lrp/AsnC family transcriptional regulator, with the protein MSQHQLDRIDKEILRILHMKGRLPVVELAKQVNLTTSPCSDRLKRLEKEGYITGYHAELCSEKLGLDVQVFIHIRLDQTSFSIFDKFAQAVELMPEVEECYSLSGDFDTMIKVRVKDMKAYQAFMATKLGTLPGVIQTRSEVVIEEHKKGFGVNPELLSTLK; encoded by the coding sequence ATGTCTCAGCATCAACTCGACCGTATCGATAAAGAGATACTAAGAATTCTGCATATGAAAGGGCGCTTGCCCGTGGTCGAGCTGGCAAAGCAGGTCAATCTAACCACTTCCCCTTGCTCTGATAGACTCAAGCGATTGGAAAAAGAGGGGTACATAACGGGTTATCACGCTGAGTTATGTTCTGAAAAGTTGGGGCTGGATGTCCAAGTTTTTATCCATATTCGACTCGATCAAACCAGCTTTTCGATTTTTGATAAATTTGCTCAGGCCGTTGAATTGATGCCTGAAGTTGAAGAGTGCTATTCGTTGTCTGGTGATTTTGACACCATGATCAAGGTGCGGGTAAAAGACATGAAAGCGTACCAGGCGTTTATGGCTACTAAATTGGGGACATTACCTGGAGTGATTCAGACACGCAGTGAAGTGGTGATTGAAGAACATAAAAAGGGTTTTGGAGTGAATCCGGAGCTATTATCAACCTTAAAGTAG
- a CDS encoding mechanosensitive ion channel family protein: MVEFLQSNMWLKQVGLGLLLITVYWVIKRLGKNWIETLAENKRVELKRKQFVIKCFNILLFLLFIAVFTIVLNLGFGDISLFLSSIFAVLGVALFAQWSILSNLTASVLIFFVFPYRIGDRVRVAEKDEDISGVIIDITMFHVILRHSSGNIITYPNNLILQKGVIKVLVEPELKSETVDTKLIKAENSKS, encoded by the coding sequence ATGGTTGAGTTTTTGCAATCCAATATGTGGCTTAAACAAGTGGGTTTAGGTTTACTTCTTATCACTGTGTATTGGGTGATAAAACGCTTGGGGAAAAATTGGATAGAAACATTAGCGGAAAATAAGCGCGTCGAATTGAAGCGAAAGCAGTTCGTGATTAAGTGTTTCAATATCTTACTGTTTCTGCTCTTCATCGCTGTATTTACGATTGTTCTTAACTTGGGTTTTGGTGATATTTCGCTGTTCTTGTCATCCATATTTGCGGTGCTGGGTGTCGCTTTATTCGCGCAATGGTCGATTCTAAGTAACCTCACAGCCAGCGTACTAATATTTTTCGTCTTCCCTTATCGCATTGGCGACAGAGTAAGAGTCGCAGAGAAAGACGAAGATATCAGTGGCGTGATCATCGATATCACCATGTTCCACGTTATTCTTCGACACAGTTCGGGCAACATCATCACCTACCCTAATAACCTGATCCTACAAAAAGGCGTGATAAAGGTACTAGTTGAGCCTGAGTTAAAGAGTGAAACTGTCGATACAAAACTCATCAAAGCTGAAAATTCAAAATCGTAA
- a CDS encoding DUF445 family protein: MNKSVLTNVIALLLLASGYATTNQYLLYAGLFAFSGAITNWLAIHMLFEKVPGLYGSGVIPARFEEFKAAIKQLMMEQFFTESNIDRFLSSEMTGKSLNLEPVIKKIDFNPAFDSLVHVIENSQFGGMLAMVGGTEALQPMKAPFVEKMQESVIEISKSDSVKNAIKDELESPAMMDEIKENIEAIIDQRLNELTPKLVKEMVQTMIKKHLGWLVVWGGVFGGVIGLISAAITL; this comes from the coding sequence ATGAACAAAAGTGTCTTAACTAACGTAATAGCGTTATTGCTACTTGCTAGCGGCTATGCGACGACCAACCAATACTTACTTTATGCAGGCCTATTTGCCTTTTCTGGTGCCATCACCAACTGGCTTGCAATTCACATGTTGTTCGAGAAAGTGCCCGGTTTATACGGTTCTGGCGTTATTCCAGCGCGCTTTGAAGAGTTCAAGGCGGCCATTAAACAACTGATGATGGAACAATTTTTTACCGAAAGTAACATCGACCGCTTCCTAAGCAGTGAGATGACCGGAAAGTCGCTGAATCTAGAACCCGTGATTAAGAAGATCGACTTTAACCCTGCATTCGATTCACTGGTTCATGTTATCGAGAACTCACAGTTTGGTGGCATGTTGGCGATGGTTGGCGGCACAGAAGCCCTGCAGCCGATGAAAGCGCCATTTGTAGAGAAGATGCAAGAGTCAGTAATTGAAATCAGCAAGAGTGACTCTGTAAAAAATGCCATCAAGGATGAACTTGAATCGCCCGCAATGATGGATGAAATCAAAGAGAACATTGAAGCGATCATCGACCAGCGTTTGAATGAACTAACACCAAAACTCGTGAAAGAGATGGTTCAAACCATGATCAAGAAGCACCTTGGCTGGCTAGTGGTTTGGGGCGGTGTATTCGGTGGTGTGATTGGCTTAATCTCTGCGGCCATCACGCTATAA
- a CDS encoding ABC transporter ATP-binding protein, with the protein MYKKFEGFTEAFPKGEPIQPPTGILAFCRHYTRGFEKPLIVLGLMSMTIAIIEVALFGYMGQLVDWLSTSNPDTFLADNRSTLMGLGVLLLIVMPILISVYSLLLHQTLLGNYPMSIRWLAHRYLLKQSLSFYQDDFAGRVATKVMQTSLAVRETVTKMVDVFVYVTVYFTAMLFMLAESDWRLMAPMLIWLFIYVGIQLHFVPKLKDVSSEQADARSLMTGRIVDSYTNIATVKLFSHSKRETEYAEEGMEGFLDTVHRQMRLVTGFNICVEFANYLLVFSIAGISIYLWLDNAITVGAIAIAVSLALRINGMSKWIMWEIGGLFENLGTVIDGIKTLSKPIAIEDKKDAEPLKVPQGGIHFDNVSFNYGENKGVINNLNLNIKPGEKVGLVGRSGAGKSTLVNLLLRFHDVESGRILIDDQEISSVTQDSLRSNIGMVTQDTSLLHRSIKDNILYGRPEASDEEVYAATKQAHAHEFIETLTDPFGNVGYDAQVGERGVKLSGGQRQRVAISRVLLKNAPLLVLDEATSALDSEVEAAIQESLIELMEGKTVIAIAHRLSTIAAMDRLIVLDAGNIVEEGTHQQLIQQNGIYAQLWNHQTGGFIADDLEQATNV; encoded by the coding sequence ATGTACAAGAAATTTGAAGGCTTTACCGAAGCCTTTCCAAAGGGAGAGCCGATACAACCTCCCACAGGAATACTGGCGTTTTGTCGCCACTACACTCGAGGCTTTGAAAAACCATTAATCGTGCTCGGATTAATGAGTATGACCATCGCGATCATCGAAGTTGCACTGTTTGGTTATATGGGGCAACTGGTGGACTGGCTATCAACAAGCAACCCAGACACCTTTTTGGCCGACAATAGATCGACTCTGATGGGTCTTGGTGTTTTGCTGTTGATTGTGATGCCAATATTAATCAGTGTTTACTCGCTATTGCTTCACCAAACTTTACTGGGCAACTACCCAATGTCGATTCGTTGGCTAGCACACCGCTACCTTCTAAAGCAAAGCTTGTCATTTTATCAAGATGATTTTGCCGGGCGTGTTGCGACAAAAGTGATGCAAACATCGCTCGCGGTGCGTGAAACCGTGACTAAAATGGTCGATGTGTTCGTCTATGTGACGGTTTACTTTACGGCGATGTTATTCATGCTCGCGGAGTCAGACTGGCGCTTAATGGCTCCAATGCTAATTTGGCTATTCATTTACGTCGGTATCCAACTGCACTTTGTCCCTAAGTTAAAAGATGTTTCTTCCGAACAAGCCGATGCTCGTTCACTGATGACAGGTCGTATCGTCGATAGCTACACCAACATCGCGACGGTGAAACTGTTCTCGCATAGTAAAAGAGAAACCGAATACGCCGAAGAAGGCATGGAAGGCTTCCTTGATACTGTGCATCGTCAGATGCGCTTAGTTACCGGCTTTAACATCTGCGTTGAATTCGCTAACTACCTATTGGTGTTCAGCATTGCTGGTATCTCTATCTACCTATGGCTAGATAACGCAATCACGGTCGGTGCGATTGCCATTGCTGTCAGCTTGGCTTTACGTATTAACGGGATGTCTAAGTGGATCATGTGGGAGATCGGTGGTCTGTTTGAAAACCTAGGTACTGTGATTGATGGTATTAAAACGCTATCTAAACCTATCGCTATCGAAGATAAAAAAGACGCTGAACCACTTAAAGTTCCACAAGGCGGCATCCACTTCGATAACGTGAGCTTTAACTACGGTGAGAATAAGGGGGTGATCAACAACCTAAACCTCAACATCAAACCAGGCGAAAAAGTCGGTTTGGTTGGCCGTTCAGGTGCGGGTAAGTCAACTCTAGTTAACTTACTGCTACGTTTCCACGATGTAGAAAGCGGCCGCATCCTAATTGATGACCAAGAGATCTCGAGCGTTACCCAGGATTCGCTACGTAGTAACATCGGTATGGTGACTCAAGATACTTCATTGCTTCACCGCTCAATCAAAGACAACATTCTTTACGGTCGACCTGAAGCATCGGATGAAGAAGTGTATGCAGCCACGAAGCAAGCGCACGCGCATGAGTTCATAGAAACGCTCACCGACCCATTTGGTAACGTTGGTTACGATGCACAAGTAGGTGAGCGTGGTGTTAAGCTTTCTGGTGGTCAGCGTCAACGTGTCGCTATCTCTCGCGTCCTACTAAAGAATGCTCCACTGCTTGTTCTAGATGAAGCAACTTCAGCACTCGATTCAGAGGTGGAAGCCGCCATTCAGGAAAGTTTGATTGAGCTAATGGAAGGCAAAACGGTCATCGCGATTGCACACCGTTTATCAACGATTGCAGCAATGGATCGTTTGATCGTACTCGATGCAGGTAATATCGTAGAAGAAGGCACGCACCAACAGTTGATTCAACAAAATGGCATCTATGCTCAATTGTGGAATCATCAAACGGGTGGCTTCATCGCAGATGATCTTGAGCAAGCGACCAACGTTTAA
- a CDS encoding arginine deiminase-related protein, whose protein sequence is MLNLHKKSLHISSVQNANCVVMVPPKEFRFNEETARDNEFQNRVNLTEAEVKLETMAEFKAMVVSLRKEGVQVVEFDYPELGVETPDAVFPNNWFSTCSDGSLFTFPMACENRQHEVKPHALIEALEASGRIVNHNESLESYIDQGSYLESTGVMVIDHINKTIYAALSQRCDREVLEDYAKRIGYSRVVSFQTALPSGQPIYHTNVMMAIGDNFCVICDEVIPEFERRFVVKSLAKDKQVVSISIDQMNRFCGNILQLETVNGDKVIAMSQSAYDAFSPAQLAQLSTHGKLLPFNVKTIEDIGGGSVRCMLGEVFLPTRVNLL, encoded by the coding sequence ATGTTAAACCTACACAAAAAGTCACTTCACATTAGTAGTGTTCAAAACGCCAATTGCGTTGTTATGGTGCCACCAAAAGAGTTTCGTTTTAACGAAGAAACTGCGCGTGATAATGAGTTTCAGAACAGAGTGAATCTGACTGAAGCCGAGGTGAAGCTAGAAACGATGGCCGAATTTAAGGCTATGGTGGTTTCGTTGCGTAAAGAAGGTGTGCAAGTTGTAGAGTTTGATTACCCTGAATTGGGTGTAGAAACCCCTGATGCGGTTTTTCCCAATAACTGGTTTAGCACTTGCAGTGACGGTAGTTTATTCACCTTTCCTATGGCGTGTGAGAACCGCCAGCATGAAGTTAAGCCACATGCTCTTATTGAAGCGTTAGAAGCCTCTGGCCGCATTGTTAATCACAATGAGTCTCTAGAGTCGTATATTGACCAAGGTTCCTATCTAGAGAGCACTGGTGTGATGGTGATCGATCATATTAATAAGACGATCTATGCAGCGCTTTCTCAGCGTTGCGATCGTGAAGTATTAGAAGATTATGCGAAGCGTATTGGTTATTCGCGCGTAGTTTCCTTCCAAACGGCATTACCGTCTGGTCAGCCGATTTACCACACCAATGTGATGATGGCGATTGGTGATAACTTCTGCGTGATCTGTGATGAAGTGATTCCTGAATTTGAGCGTCGTTTTGTGGTGAAATCTCTTGCTAAAGACAAGCAGGTTGTCTCTATTTCAATTGACCAGATGAACCGATTCTGTGGCAATATTTTGCAACTCGAAACGGTGAATGGCGATAAGGTGATTGCAATGTCTCAATCTGCTTATGATGCATTCTCTCCAGCGCAGTTAGCCCAGCTTTCGACACACGGAAAACTGCTGCCATTCAATGTAAAAACGATTGAAGACATTGGTGGTGGTTCGGTTAGATGCATGTTGGGTGAAGTGTTTTTGCCAACACGAGTGAATCTTTTGTAG
- a CDS encoding CorA family divalent cation transporter, protein MDAFIISSWQFSEGVAHEHTTSPAQFEQSTWYHCQRDADGLREWLHSNTVPNAIIDSLLTDDTRPRFEQFGHDCFLMILRGINLNEGANPDDMLSLRILWYKGTLISTRKVPSKAVSNLISDLKQSQGPTSLPDVLLGMIRGINHYISSFLTPVEQLIDELESESHHDIKSINALHSRLLRLRRYLKPQKYVFEDLMNDLPAPLSKHNSHIKNSLDTILRINESVEFYIDQINVFLASKSQQQAEKMNRNTYLFSIIAGIFLPAGFFTGLLGVNIAGIPGTDNPVAFPLFCIGLLMVVAIEVVILKKLRFI, encoded by the coding sequence ATGGACGCTTTCATAATTTCAAGCTGGCAATTTTCAGAAGGTGTGGCACATGAGCACACCACCAGCCCAGCCCAATTCGAGCAATCAACTTGGTATCATTGCCAAAGAGATGCTGACGGTTTGAGAGAATGGCTCCACAGTAATACGGTTCCAAACGCCATCATCGATTCACTACTTACCGATGACACTCGTCCTCGATTTGAACAATTTGGGCACGACTGCTTTTTAATGATTCTGCGAGGCATTAATCTAAACGAAGGTGCCAACCCTGACGACATGCTTAGCCTACGTATCTTATGGTACAAAGGCACTTTAATATCGACACGCAAGGTCCCTTCAAAAGCGGTTAGCAACCTAATATCTGATCTCAAACAAAGCCAAGGCCCGACATCGTTACCTGATGTATTACTAGGCATGATCCGAGGAATCAACCATTACATATCAAGCTTCTTGACTCCCGTTGAACAACTGATTGATGAGCTAGAGTCTGAATCTCATCACGATATTAAGTCCATCAATGCTCTGCATTCTAGGCTACTCAGACTAAGACGCTATTTGAAGCCACAGAAATACGTTTTCGAGGATTTAATGAATGACTTACCAGCCCCGCTGAGTAAGCACAACAGTCATATCAAAAACAGTCTTGATACCATTTTGAGGATTAACGAATCCGTTGAGTTCTATATCGACCAGATTAATGTGTTTTTGGCGAGTAAAAGTCAGCAACAAGCTGAAAAAATGAATAGAAATACATACCTATTTTCTATCATTGCGGGTATTTTCCTCCCTGCCGGATTTTTCACCGGTTTATTGGGCGTCAATATTGCTGGAATCCCAGGAACAGACAACCCTGTGGCATTCCCGCTGTTTTGTATTGGACTGTTGATGGTCGTTGCGATTGAAGTCGTTATTTTGAAAAAATTAAGGTTTATTTAA